The Acinetobacter chinensis genomic sequence TGGGCTTTTTTAATTTCTGCAGATAAAAATTCCGATCATTGATCTGTTTTTTATCACAACTGTATCAGGTACTGTAATTTTACCGCAATGTTTTTTGATTCCCCTGATTAAGCACATCAAGTAGAGTTGGATGAGCAGGTTCCTGATGGCTGTTCAGATAAACATGTACAGATTTTACAATGACAATGACTACAAGACAGGTCACTATACAGAAAATCCAGAATCCATAAGGACTGCGTATATTATGCGAGCCACACTCAGGACACTCTTTAGCTACTGATGCAACAACCTTGTCACAACAAGCGCAATGGTATTGATGATACAGCATAGGTATCCTCCTATTTAATTGCCGTTCTTTTTATTCTCATGCTACATTTTTATTGGATGTAACATTGTTTTATCTTATGTGAGAAAATGTATTCGCACAACAACAATGTGAACAGATTCACACTTTAATGTAAATGAAGTAATTCCTGTATTGCACGCTTGGTCTACTTTACAGACATATCGTGATTTACATCTGCCATTCTATCCGACAAATGGTTAAAATCAGTCACTGATTTCAGGAGTTTTAACATGGTTCAGCTGATTAAAAAAGGCGGGTTAAGAGAGCGTGCCAACCGCAGTAAAAAATATCAGGGATCTGAAAATACAGAAACTTCCCTGCAACCCAATCAGTACAGCCTCGGAAAAAAAATGACAGCTGAACAGCTTTCAGCGGAAGAAAAAAATGACGCTGATTCTACAAATGTATTGTCAGAACATCCTGATGGCATCAAACCATAACCAGACAGCAAATATCAGAAACAGTCCGCCTGAAGCCACATCAATATAACTGCCCGATTTCTGATATGCTTTCTTGATTTCAGGCATTGACATAATCAGCATGAACATTGAAAAAACAACAAACGTCTGGATTGGAATAATAAAAGCCAGCTGCATTTTCAGTCCTGCACCCGCAGTCGAACTGAGTGCCAGTGAAAACACACTACTGAAATAAATCAGTGTTTTGGGATTGGACAGGTTTGTAAAAAGCCCCCATAGAAAATAATTTTTCTGCTGAGTCCCCTCTTTAAAACTGTCATCAGATTCAAGTGAGGTATGCTGTTTCAGTGACTTCAAACCGCCACTTAACATTGCCCAGCCCATTTTAGCAAGGAACAGACCACCGACCAGCATCAGAATCTGCTGTATCCATGGAAACTGTTCAACCAGCACCGTAAAGCCAAGCAGAGTCAATACAACCCACACCACAATACCTGCGGATATTCCCAGAATAATTTTTAATGTATTGCTTCGGCTTGTGGATGCAGAGCTTTTCGCAATAAGAAGAACATCAGGACCTGGACTGAGCTGAGCAACAAAATGCAAAGCACATATGGTCAATAATAAAGACATATAGATGGATTAAAAGAATCTGAATATTCACATATTATATCGTTTGTTTAAAACAGTAAGTACTTCTTTCACTTTATAGATGCAAAAAAAACCGGACTGTTGATCCGGCTTTTCCTGAAATGAATGTGCTTATTTATTGACATCTTTCATTTCAATTTTTTTAGCTTCAGGTCTGACTTCACGTGCTTCACCATCAATAATGCTTGAATCACGGCGACCGCCACTGTTCTGCTGATTCTGCATTTCCTGCATCTGACGTATCATATCTGCAAATGGATTTCCACCCTGCGGATTACCCATATCGCCCATCATTCCACCCATCATCTGATCCATCATGGACTGCTGACGTTTCATCATCACCTTCATCATTGCACCTTTCAGTGCGTTCTGAACGCCTGGTATCAGAATCAGTAAAGCGAGTACATCTGTGATCAAACCTGGAACAATAAATAAAAAGCCTGCAATAATTTTAGGCAGATTTCCTGTCAGAGACGGATCAGCTCCCATTTGCCCCATCTGCATCTGCTGCATTTGTGGCATCAGTCCGGCTGAATATTTCCGGATCATATTCAGACCAATAAAAAATGCAGCAATGAACCAGAAAAACACATACCACATGCTTCCGACAAGGTCACCCACGCCAATCCATACAAATACTTCAAGTACAAGCGTAGCCAGGACAATAAGAGCTAATTTCATGAAAATTTATCTGATCTCAAAAAATAAATAAAGGATGTCTTATGCTGACAGAAACAGTAAAGCTGCAACCATCATAACAACCTGAGGTTTAAATTATCTATTAGGGCAGTTTTCCATTTTTAAAGCAAAAAACAAGAGTTTTTGCACGATTTTTTAATATTTTCCTGATTTTAAAGCCAGTTTCAGCGTTAAAAAATCTGAGCATGTACTTTGAGCAAAATCATTTCCTGAAAGAATAATTGTTTCTAAATAAATTAATTTGATTCACATTTGTTTACTTAATCTGTTTTTATGATATGTTGTGTGTTCTTTCTGTGAACAATTCTTAATAAGGGGACATGATGCAATAAGTGCATCAAATCATTCCCCCTTTATGTTCACACTTACAGGCTTCCTGATTTCATGGGTTTTTTCTCTGAAATTACGGCTTTTAAATCATATTTTTCACCTGAAAAATATTTTTCTGAAACTTACCTCAGAGGGATTACTTATCTAAGCAGGAGCTTAGTCACAGAACTCAAAACTAATGGAGATAGCAATGACTCGAATTGCAATAATCGGAGCAGGCCCCAGTGGCATGGCTCAATTAAGAGCATTTCAATCAGCAAAGGCCAAAGGTCAGCAAGTTCCTGAAATTGTATGTTTCGAAAAACAAAACGATTGGGGCGGCCTATGGAACTACACCTGGCGTACAGGGGTAGATCAGTATGGAAATTCAGTACACGGCAGTATGTACCGTTACCTGTGGTCCAACGGACCAAAAGAAGCACTAGAGTTCGCAGACTATACGTTTGATGAACATTTCAAAAAACCGATTGCATCCTACCCGCCACGTGCTGTGTTATGGGACTACATTAAAGGGCGTGTGGAAAAGGCAGGAGTCAAAGACCAGGTCCGTTTTAACAGTTCGGTCAATCAGGTCGATTTTGACGATGGAACCCAGCTCTTTACTGTACAGGTCTGCGATCACATCAATGATCAGACTTATACAGAACAATTTGATTATGTGGTTGTGGCTTCAGGTCACTTCTCTACACCAAAAACACCTGAATATGAAGGCTTCGATATATTTAACGGTCGGATCCTGCATGCTCATGACTTCCGTGATGCAGTACAGTTCAAAGATAAAACCATTCTGATTGTTGGCAGCAGCTATTCTGCTGAAGACGTCGGTTCTCAATGCTATAAATATGGCGCAAAACAGATCTACAGTTGCTACCGCAGTCAGCCTATGGGCTATAAATGGCCAAAAAACTGGACTGAGAAGCATCAGCTTGTCCGTGTAGATGAAAACAGTGCATATTTTGCCGATGGAACTTCAGCCCGAGTGGATGCAATTATTCTCTGTACGGGCTATCTTCATCACTTCCCTTACATGGCTGAAAACCTTTGCCTGAAAACCCATAACTGCTTATATCCACAGAACTTATATCAGGGTGTGGTATGGGAACAGAATCCGAAACTGTTTTATCTAGGCATGCAGGATCAGTGGTATACCTTCAATATGTTTGATGCTCAGGCATGGTATGTCCGTGACATCATCATGGGTAAAATTGTGCTGCCAGACGCTGAAACCATGCAGGCTCACAGTAACAGCTGGCATCTGCGTGAGCAAAAACTGAAAAACTCAGAACAAATGGTCAGGTTTCAGGGCGAATATATCCGTCAGCTGATTGATGCTACGGATTATCCGAGTTTTAATATTGATGCTGTCAATGAAATCTTTATGCAGTGGAAAAAGCATAAAAAGGACAACATTATGGCGTTCCGTGACAAAACTTATCGCTCAGTCATGACTGGAAAAATGTCAAAACCTCATCATACACCATGGCTTTACGCCCTGGATGACTCTCTGGAAGCCTATTTACAGACGGGCAATCAGGAACAGAAAGCGATGTAATCTCCTGTCTCTGAAACAGAAGATCTGAAAATTCAGGTCTTCTCCATATACATTAACCAACACCCTTCTTTTCATTTTTATATTATTTATGTTTATTTTTCATACACATATATTTTAAAAAATTTACATACACATCCATCATGAAATCATATAATTCACTTAATCTTACTTTACCGATGCACTATGCCTTTAATTATTGGAATTGACCCTGGTTCCCGACTGACCGGATATGGAATTATTGAAAAAGATGGGCAAAGCCTGCGGTTTGTCGATGCTGGTACAATCCGCACGGAAACCACAGAAATGCCTGAACGCTTAAAACGGATTTTTGCTGGCGTTGAACGCATTGTTAAATTTCATGGCCCAACAGAAGCTGCCGTTGAACAGGTCTTTATGGCACAAAACCCTGACTCTGCCCTGAAACTGGGACAGGCTCGTGGTGCTGCCATTGCGGCACTGGTCAATCTGGATTTACAGGTTGCAGAATACACCGCCAGGCAGATTAAGCAGTCCGTTGTAGGCTATGGTGCAGCAGATAAAGAACAGGTTCAGATGATGGTGATGCGACTGTTGAATCTGTCCATCAAACCTCAGCAGGATGCTGCCGATGCACTTGCAGCTGCCATCTGCCATGCCCACGCTTCAGGAAGTATGAGTAAACTCGCTGTACTGAATGCATTAGGTGGAATGGCACGCGGTCGAAGCCGTAACAGTAGCCGCAGACGCTAAAGAATGCCCAACAGATCCTGAAAAACAACGGATCATTTTTCAGGGTTTATAAATTCCTATAGAAATACTGCGCTGTATCTGAATTAGACCAGATAAGGTGCAGCATCCTTTTTAATTTCCCTGACAGATGGCTGTTTTGCATAAGTTGCAATTAACATTTTGCCGGAAGTTCTCAGATTTTTCTGCTGATTGGGATCAATACGAATTAATACGAGTTCATCAGGTATTCGAGGGTTAGCGCCCTCTTTACAGATAATAATATTCTGATTTCGCTCAATCACCTTAAAACCAGGGAATTCTTTCTGCAACCGATCTTTTAAGCTCAGATGATCATCGGCTTTGTCACGGCTGTTCAGTTGCGTATATGCCACAAGCAGCAGGCAGGCTGCAAAAACGATTCCGACCACCAGATATTTTTCCAGCATATTATTTGACCTGAATATATTTCTGTTGTTTTGCATTATAGTGATAAACACGGGTTTCATTCATCGGCACAATTTTTCTGCTTTCGTCTGCCCGCTGAGTACCCTGATATTTAATTTCAATATCATACAAACCATCATGTACAGAGTTCAGAAATCTGTACTGTCCTTCAAACGCATACGTGTCATCCGCACCTGTTGCACCGTCATCCGCCCGTATTTCTGCAATCTGATCCATTTTCAGTTCAGGACGCTCATCAAAAGGTGCTATGGATAATATTGTTGTGCTGTAACCCTGAAGTCCAGACTCATCTTCTTCGATATATCCTTTTACTTTTGGACCGATCAACTTCAATTGCCTGACTATCGCCTTTGGTTCATAAGGACTGATGTTATAGCCAGAACTCGCCCAGCTGTTTTCACCGACAGACTGACTGACCAGCTGATACTGTCCCTGAACTGTTTTACTGAACAGATAGACATCCGTCTGCACCGTACAGGCGCCACAATAAATAATTTCCTTTCGACCTTTATCCACTCCCATTTCTGACACGGTCAGCACATACCTTTCTTCACCGGCAGCATTGGTATATTTTTCAGCAGGGTAAAAAATCAGTACAGTATCAATATCATCGGCTTCCGAACCCACATACTGTACTTTTTCTGCATCCAGTTCAGGAATGACAACATGTCTGATTTTATGCTGATAAAAAGCCATCATGACTGTTTTAAAATCGAGGTTTTTTAGAATGACTGCCTGTTTTTGCTTCTGTGGCACAGATACAGCTGGTGGCTCTGCCAATACACCTGTAGCGCATAAGACTGAAAGTGAAGCCATCAGTACAATCTTTTTCATTTTATCTCTCTGTTATTTTCAGTCTATTCATCAGCATTTTTTTTAACATTATCTCAGCATTTTAAAATCTGTAAAAGGTGCATCCTCTGCCAGCTGTTCCTGCTGTATGGAACTGACACTGGCGCGTAATGGTCCAACATAGGCATGACGTATGATTGTGGCAACAGACTGCTCAGTCCCAATAATCACAGCTTCAACATCACCATTTTCCAGATTTTTTACATAACCTTTTAAATTTAAAGCGATGGCTTCTTTTTCAAACCAGCGTCTGTAGCCAACACCCTGTACTTTGCCATGTATTAAAAGTTTAACTGCCTGCATTTGCCATACCGCTCCTGAATTATTTTACTGATGATTTTTGTGATCATGATTGACCACATAATACACCGCTTCATTCATATGCTGAGCCTGCAAGCCGCGTTGACCTTTCAGCGCAAGATGATCTCCAGCCAGTGCATGCAGAGTGACAATTTCATGCAGCTGAATCCGTTCTGCAAACTGAGCTTTCAGACTGGCAATCATTCCTGCCAGTACATCACCCATACCTCCTGTCCCCATACCAGCATTGCCAGCTGTGCAGATCCATAGATCATCGGGATTCTGCAAAGTCAGACTACCTGCGCCTTTGAGTACCCACTGCCCTGAATATTTTTGCTGTAATTGCTGAATTGCTTCAATCCGGTCATTTTCAATTTCAGCAACCCGACAGTTCAACAGTTTAGCAGCCTCTCCTGGGTGGGGTGTTGCATAACACTGAGCTTTGAGCCGAACAGGCTGTTCAGCAAGAAACCACAATGCATCAGCATCCAGTACGACCTGTAAATGACTGGACTGATGAATGACCTGAAACCACTGGGCAAACTGCTGGGCTGCCCATTCATCCCGCCCCAGCCCCATGCCGAAACAGACTGCATCGACATGCTCAGTCAATGCCTGAATTTCGGAAACTGATAATGCATCAATATCCCGAAGCATAATATTGGGTGAACGGGACAAAATAGCTGTGTGATGTTTTGCATGACAGACAATAGTGACTTTACCAGCTCCTGCTGAAAAAGCAGATTCAGCAGCCATCATCACAGCGCCTCCCATTTCTGCATGACCACCCACTACCAGTACATGACCATAACTGCCTTTATGACCAAAAGCCTGTCTGACAGGTAACTGAATCTGTGTGGAAGATAAACGCGCCAGTGGTTTAAGTCTGTTGTCAACAGGAATTGCGGATATGACTTCAATCTGTCCTGAAAACTCTTTCCCCTGACCAGTAAACAATCCTGCTTTTAAACCCAGTACGGTAAAAGTCCGGTCTGCCTTAACTGCACAGGGTAATGGCTGTCCACTGTTGACATTCAGACCACTTGGAATATCCACAGCTACTTTCAGCCCTGACTGAGCATTAAACAGCTGAATCAGCTGTTGCCATGAAAGATCCAGCTCACGGTTTAAGCCAATCCCAAACAGAGCATCGATATGACAATCAAAGTCTTTACTGATTTCAAAGTGGGAGTGAATCTGCACCTGATGATTACTGGCAACTTCTACAGCCTGATTTAAATCAGCTGATGCTCCTGGAGGAACAGCGAAAATTTCCACCTGATAACCCATATTTTTCAGATATGCCGCCAGACAGTAACCATCACCTGCATTATTTCCCGCCCCACACCACACCGCAATACTCCGTACACCATATCCAGCATGAGATACAGATTCTGAAGATGCAGTCTGCTGAAACCATATATCCAGTCGCTGTGCAATTGACCATGCAACCTGCTGCATCAACCCAAAGGAACTGTTCTGCTGTGCAAACCAGCGTTGCTCCCATGCCTGAATGTCGTGGCTATGATAAACTTGTTGGCTCATACATCTGTCCCATCTTATATTTGAATATCGTTATGTCGGCTTCCACTTCCAAACCTCAGATTTCCCTGCAAGAGATTGATCCACATGAATTAAAAGTATGGATTAAAGCACAGGCTCTGCAGCTGGGTTTTGCTGATTGTGTCATTGCCCGACCCGATGCTCAAGCAGAATTACCCCGTTTTAAGGAATATTTAAAACGTGGATACCATGGCGATATGAAGTTTCTGGAAGAAAATCTGGAAAAACGTGCCAACCCTGCACTGCTGGTTCCTGGAACCCGAAGTATCATCTGCGTACGCATGAATTACCTGGTGGAAACCCCTAAACCACGCTATGTGCCTGATGAACCGAACAATGCCATCATTGCCCGTTATGCACGGGGTCGTGATTATCATAAAGTCATGCGCGGACGTCTGAAGACACTGGCCGGTCTGATTAAAGATAGAACTGGAGAATTTGAGTCCAGACCGTTTGCAGACTCTGCTCCTGTTTTTGAAAAATCTCTCGCAGAAAATGCCGGAATGGGCTGGACAGGTAAACACACCCTGCTCATTCATAAAAAATCAGGCTCTTTTTTTGTACTGGGTGAACTGTTCACCTCACTTGATCTCCCTTTCGATGAACCGGCAACAGCGCACTGTGGTTCATGCACCGCATGCATAGATATCTGTCCAACCCAGGCAATTGTTGAACCTTATATGCTGGATGCCCGTAAATGCATTGCTTATCTGACCATAGAATATAAAGGCATCATTCCAGAAGAATTACGTCGTGGGATTGGTAACCGTGTTTTCGGTTGTGATGACTGTCAGCTCATCTGTCCCTGGAACAGTTTTGCAAAAAAAGCGAGTATTGATGATTTCAATCCAAGACATGATCTGGACAGACTGACTCTGCTTGATTTATGGCACTGGGATGAAACCACCTTTTTAAACTGCACAGAAGGCAGTCCAATTCGACGTACAGGTTACCAGAGTTTTATGCGGAACATTGCCATTGGTCTGGGAAATGCACCTTATTCACAGCAGATCATTGATGCATTACAACACAACCGAGCATTGCATGATGACATTGTGCAAATCCATATTGACTGGGCAATTGCGGAACAGTTAAGCAAACGCACCTGATTCAACCTTAAAAACAAGAGGCGAAAACCTGTATTTCTTAACTTCACGTTCTTTGCAAAGTTTTCATTATTATTCTGTTTTAGCGGCATATACAAAGAAATTATCAATTTTAAAGATTAAAATTATGCAGCTAAATTCAGGGTTTTCAGTACAACTTAGCAACTAAATCGTATATTTATATTTTTTATGTTTTTTACTTTTCCTATCGGCAGATACCATGAAATATGGACACTTTTGCCCTGCGATTATGATCTGGATTATGTATTATAAACTGATAAATAATGACTATCACGGATTTGACCAATGACTGTACGTAATGACTGGACACGTGAAGAAATTCAACGACTGTACGAACAACCCTTCATGGATCTGGTATTTCAGGCGCAGCAGATTCACCGCGAACATTTTGACGCCAATACCATTCAGGTCAGCACTTTACTGTC encodes the following:
- a CDS encoding LysE family transporter: MSLLLTICALHFVAQLSPGPDVLLIAKSSASTSRSNTLKIILGISAGIVVWVVLTLLGFTVLVEQFPWIQQILMLVGGLFLAKMGWAMLSGGLKSLKQHTSLESDDSFKEGTQQKNYFLWGLFTNLSNPKTLIYFSSVFSLALSSTAGAGLKMQLAFIIPIQTFVVFSMFMLIMSMPEIKKAYQKSGSYIDVASGGLFLIFAVWLWFDAIRMF
- a CDS encoding FxsA family protein, yielding MKLALIVLATLVLEVFVWIGVGDLVGSMWYVFFWFIAAFFIGLNMIRKYSAGLMPQMQQMQMGQMGADPSLTGNLPKIIAGFLFIVPGLITDVLALLILIPGVQNALKGAMMKVMMKRQQSMMDQMMGGMMGDMGNPQGGNPFADMIRQMQEMQNQQNSGGRRDSSIIDGEAREVRPEAKKIEMKDVNK
- a CDS encoding NAD(P)-binding domain-containing protein; amino-acid sequence: MTRIAIIGAGPSGMAQLRAFQSAKAKGQQVPEIVCFEKQNDWGGLWNYTWRTGVDQYGNSVHGSMYRYLWSNGPKEALEFADYTFDEHFKKPIASYPPRAVLWDYIKGRVEKAGVKDQVRFNSSVNQVDFDDGTQLFTVQVCDHINDQTYTEQFDYVVVASGHFSTPKTPEYEGFDIFNGRILHAHDFRDAVQFKDKTILIVGSSYSAEDVGSQCYKYGAKQIYSCYRSQPMGYKWPKNWTEKHQLVRVDENSAYFADGTSARVDAIILCTGYLHHFPYMAENLCLKTHNCLYPQNLYQGVVWEQNPKLFYLGMQDQWYTFNMFDAQAWYVRDIIMGKIVLPDAETMQAHSNSWHLREQKLKNSEQMVRFQGEYIRQLIDATDYPSFNIDAVNEIFMQWKKHKKDNIMAFRDKTYRSVMTGKMSKPHHTPWLYALDDSLEAYLQTGNQEQKAM
- the ruvC gene encoding crossover junction endodeoxyribonuclease RuvC, with the translated sequence MPLIIGIDPGSRLTGYGIIEKDGQSLRFVDAGTIRTETTEMPERLKRIFAGVERIVKFHGPTEAAVEQVFMAQNPDSALKLGQARGAAIAALVNLDLQVAEYTARQIKQSVVGYGAADKEQVQMMVMRLLNLSIKPQQDAADALAAAICHAHASGSMSKLAVLNALGGMARGRSRNSSRRR
- a CDS encoding acylphosphatase, giving the protein MQAVKLLIHGKVQGVGYRRWFEKEAIALNLKGYVKNLENGDVEAVIIGTEQSVATIIRHAYVGPLRASVSSIQQEQLAEDAPFTDFKMLR
- a CDS encoding NAD(P)H-hydrate dehydratase, which gives rise to MSQQVYHSHDIQAWEQRWFAQQNSSFGLMQQVAWSIAQRLDIWFQQTASSESVSHAGYGVRSIAVWCGAGNNAGDGYCLAAYLKNMGYQVEIFAVPPGASADLNQAVEVASNHQVQIHSHFEISKDFDCHIDALFGIGLNRELDLSWQQLIQLFNAQSGLKVAVDIPSGLNVNSGQPLPCAVKADRTFTVLGLKAGLFTGQGKEFSGQIEVISAIPVDNRLKPLARLSSTQIQLPVRQAFGHKGSYGHVLVVGGHAEMGGAVMMAAESAFSAGAGKVTIVCHAKHHTAILSRSPNIMLRDIDALSVSEIQALTEHVDAVCFGMGLGRDEWAAQQFAQWFQVIHQSSHLQVVLDADALWFLAEQPVRLKAQCYATPHPGEAAKLLNCRVAEIENDRIEAIQQLQQKYSGQWVLKGAGSLTLQNPDDLWICTAGNAGMGTGGMGDVLAGMIASLKAQFAERIQLHEIVTLHALAGDHLALKGQRGLQAQHMNEAVYYVVNHDHKNHQ
- the queG gene encoding tRNA epoxyqueuosine(34) reductase QueG encodes the protein MSASTSKPQISLQEIDPHELKVWIKAQALQLGFADCVIARPDAQAELPRFKEYLKRGYHGDMKFLEENLEKRANPALLVPGTRSIICVRMNYLVETPKPRYVPDEPNNAIIARYARGRDYHKVMRGRLKTLAGLIKDRTGEFESRPFADSAPVFEKSLAENAGMGWTGKHTLLIHKKSGSFFVLGELFTSLDLPFDEPATAHCGSCTACIDICPTQAIVEPYMLDARKCIAYLTIEYKGIIPEELRRGIGNRVFGCDDCQLICPWNSFAKKASIDDFNPRHDLDRLTLLDLWHWDETTFLNCTEGSPIRRTGYQSFMRNIAIGLGNAPYSQQIIDALQHNRALHDDIVQIHIDWAIAEQLSKRT